A window of the Streptomyces finlayi genome harbors these coding sequences:
- a CDS encoding DUF1254 domain-containing protein — MESISTPEQVETHLGSLEFPLGMPTEETANRVYDHLDHVYAVSAFLNAYSGVDMWAFRKGFLDAGIRDHDVMICSEFMDAKSLVLTGNADTVYFVTFLDLTEGPMVVEMPPGTLNFVNDMWFRWVTDAGLPAMAMS, encoded by the coding sequence ATGGAATCGATTTCGACTCCCGAGCAGGTCGAGACACACCTGGGCTCTCTGGAGTTCCCACTCGGTATGCCGACCGAAGAGACCGCGAATCGCGTCTACGACCATCTGGACCATGTGTACGCGGTCAGCGCATTCCTCAACGCGTATTCCGGTGTCGACATGTGGGCGTTCCGCAAGGGCTTTCTCGATGCGGGTATCCGAGACCACGACGTCATGATCTGCTCGGAGTTCATGGATGCGAAGAGCCTGGTGCTGACCGGAAACGCGGACACCGTCTACTTCGTGACGTTCCTCGACCTGACCGAGGGACCCATGGTCGTCGAAATGCCGCCAGGCACCCTCAATTTCGTCAACGACATGTGGTTCCGCTGGGTCACGGACGCGGGCCTGCCCGCAATGGCCATGAGTTAG
- a CDS encoding S1 family peptidase produces the protein MKRTTPLRAAAAALLLAVGLGGAHAGAAHATPAAAPPPASAGLLEAMNQDLGLTAPQAQERLRAEKAAAAVEQAARQTAGGAYGGSWFEPATGRLVVALTDRAEAVDVRALGADTRIVRHSAVALDRAKSRLDALHAPAGVAGWHVDPEANSVVVTVVRAERNAPAVRAFVEQARVKGPVTVAETAAAPRTYAAGTVGGDPYYTGNVRCSIGFSVHGGFVTAGHCGGAGAAVRGWDGSAMGTFQGSSFPGNDYAYVSIHSGWWTVPVVLGWGTVPDRLVRGSAEAPVGASICRSGSTTRWHCGTVLAKNETVNYSQGAVHQMTKTSVCAEGGDSGGAFISGDQAQGVTSGGWGNCSSGGETWFQPVNEILGRYGLTLHTA, from the coding sequence GTGAAACGCACGACCCCCCTACGCGCCGCCGCAGCGGCCCTGTTACTGGCCGTCGGACTCGGCGGTGCCCACGCCGGAGCCGCCCACGCCACCCCCGCCGCCGCCCCGCCCCCGGCCTCGGCCGGACTACTGGAAGCCATGAACCAGGACCTCGGACTGACCGCACCGCAGGCACAGGAGCGGCTCCGCGCCGAGAAGGCGGCCGCTGCCGTCGAACAGGCGGCACGGCAGACCGCGGGCGGCGCGTACGGCGGATCGTGGTTCGAACCGGCCACGGGGCGGCTCGTCGTCGCCCTCACCGACCGCGCCGAGGCTGTCGACGTACGCGCGCTGGGCGCCGATACCCGGATCGTCCGCCACAGCGCCGTCGCACTGGACCGTGCCAAGTCCCGGCTGGACGCGCTCCACGCACCCGCGGGCGTGGCCGGCTGGCATGTCGACCCCGAGGCCAACAGCGTTGTCGTCACGGTCGTGCGTGCCGAGCGGAACGCGCCCGCTGTTCGCGCCTTCGTCGAGCAGGCCCGCGTGAAGGGGCCCGTCACCGTGGCCGAAACGGCCGCGGCGCCCCGTACGTACGCGGCGGGCACTGTCGGCGGTGACCCGTACTACACGGGCAACGTCCGCTGCTCGATCGGCTTCTCCGTGCACGGCGGGTTCGTGACGGCCGGTCACTGCGGAGGGGCCGGGGCCGCGGTGCGTGGCTGGGACGGGTCCGCCATGGGTACGTTCCAGGGCTCTTCGTTCCCCGGCAACGACTACGCGTACGTGAGCATCCACAGCGGCTGGTGGACCGTACCGGTCGTCCTCGGCTGGGGCACGGTCCCGGACCGTCTCGTACGCGGCTCCGCCGAGGCCCCGGTCGGCGCCTCGATCTGCCGCTCGGGCTCCACGACGCGCTGGCACTGCGGCACCGTCCTGGCCAAGAACGAGACCGTCAACTACAGCCAGGGCGCCGTCCACCAGATGACGAAGACCAGCGTCTGCGCGGAGGGCGGGGACTCCGGCGGCGCCTTCATCAGCGGTGACCAGGCCCAGGGCGTCACCTCCGGCGGCTGGGGCAACTGCTCCTCCGGCGGCGAGACGTGGTTCCAGCCCGTCAACGAGATCCTCGGCAGGTACGGACTGACCCTCCACACGGCCTGA
- a CDS encoding DUF4383 domain-containing protein, whose protein sequence is MHRDPSRTANLIHLLFGVAGIAMARAASTARTFLIGGGVIYLALWVYGLVIDQDSGANFVPLNNADNWLHLVLGLAMTALGINADPPRPADHRPVTEET, encoded by the coding sequence GTGCACCGGGACCCGAGCCGTACCGCCAATCTCATCCATCTCCTCTTCGGTGTGGCGGGCATCGCCATGGCGCGAGCCGCATCCACCGCCCGCACGTTCCTGATCGGCGGCGGTGTGATCTACCTGGCCCTGTGGGTGTACGGCCTCGTCATCGACCAGGACAGCGGCGCCAACTTCGTCCCGTTGAACAACGCGGACAACTGGCTGCACCTGGTACTGGGCCTCGCCATGACCGCCCTGGGCATCAATGCTGACCCGCCGCGTCCGGCCGACCACCGACCGGTGACCGAGGAGACCTAG
- a CDS encoding IS4 family transposase yields MERIEGVAAGRLTDDVSIGLLAAVFPEEAVRAAIDEAGAREERTRSLPAKLMMYLSLALWLEPGKGYVRTLRGLLEGLRWSRGGWGEYRVPSDGAISLARYRLGEAPLRNLFDEVAAPVADERTPEAFWRGLRLMAVDGTVFDVPSGKRNEAAFAVPAGGSRPQVRLVALAECGTLALTGAAFDSIAVGERTLFTRLLDRLAPGMLLLADRGFPSFGLYRAAAATGAQLLWRVSASFTLPVKKRLADGTYLSELRGERKSQRVTVRVIEYSVADDGGISEVFCLITTLLDPEHAPALELARNYAERWSVEVLFKLLKVDLRQSGGILRSGKPEGVRQELWALLCVYQALRTLIARAAVIAGIDPARISFPPVLDAVKSSLRTAFSP; encoded by the coding sequence GTGGAGCGGATTGAGGGTGTGGCCGCGGGGCGGCTGACGGATGACGTGTCGATCGGGTTGCTGGCGGCGGTGTTCCCGGAGGAGGCCGTGCGGGCGGCGATCGATGAGGCGGGGGCGCGTGAGGAGCGAACGCGGTCGTTGCCGGCGAAGTTGATGATGTATTTGTCGCTGGCGTTGTGGTTGGAGCCGGGCAAGGGGTACGTGCGCACCCTGCGGGGCCTGCTGGAGGGGCTGCGGTGGTCGCGGGGCGGCTGGGGCGAATACCGGGTGCCCAGTGACGGGGCGATCTCGCTGGCCCGTTACCGGTTGGGTGAGGCGCCGTTGCGGAACCTGTTCGACGAGGTCGCAGCCCCGGTGGCCGATGAGCGCACCCCGGAGGCGTTCTGGCGGGGGCTGCGGTTGATGGCGGTGGACGGCACGGTCTTCGATGTGCCCTCGGGGAAGCGGAACGAGGCGGCGTTCGCGGTTCCGGCCGGTGGAAGCCGGCCGCAGGTCCGCCTGGTGGCGCTGGCCGAGTGCGGCACGCTGGCCCTGACCGGGGCGGCCTTCGACTCCATCGCGGTCGGTGAACGCACCCTGTTCACCCGCCTGTTGGACCGGTTGGCGCCCGGCATGCTGCTGCTGGCCGACCGCGGCTTCCCCTCGTTCGGCCTGTACCGGGCTGCCGCCGCGACGGGCGCACAACTGCTGTGGCGCGTCTCGGCTTCCTTCACCCTGCCCGTCAAGAAACGGCTGGCCGACGGCACGTACCTGTCCGAACTGCGCGGCGAGCGGAAGTCGCAGCGGGTCACGGTACGAGTCATCGAGTACTCCGTCGCCGACGACGGCGGAATCAGCGAGGTCTTCTGCCTCATCACCACCCTGCTGGACCCTGAGCACGCGCCCGCTTTGGAGCTGGCCCGCAACTACGCCGAACGCTGGTCGGTGGAAGTGCTCTTCAAACTGCTCAAGGTCGACCTGCGGCAAAGTGGCGGCATCCTGCGCTCGGGCAAACCCGAGGGAGTACGACAAGAACTGTGGGCGCTACTCTGCGTCTACCAGGCCCTGCGCACCCTGATCGCCAGGGCCGCCGTGATCGCGGGCATCGACCCCGCCCGCATCAGCTTCCCGCCCGTCCTGGACGCCGTCAAAAGCTCCCTCAGGACGGCTTTTTCCCCCTGA